Proteins from a single region of Acidianus ambivalens:
- a CDS encoding carbon-nitrogen hydrolase family protein: MLISLTYLKLKEMSRKHNIEKAKKLIKTAKERGAKLIILPSLFPVGNTFEIYNNEKKMRSVVKNLAEKIPGNSTDILVKLAMEGEIHLIAGPLLEQAGPKIFLTTLVISPDGEIIGKYRKIIMSEKDVKLGISGGKEPIYVVLDKKYGVLSEDDLFSPEISRILALGGSQLIIGTTRPVNKKQDLIKYVAITRSVENGISYLINGEIIENEDGEIVGYTPTFIATPDSLVYKEAEDEDSIVLVESSMITQNKEGVNTRLNGIESIIYGLCKSIKKTKMNEKPIPKPEG, translated from the coding sequence ATGCTAATCTCGTTAACGTATTTAAAACTAAAGGAAATGTCTAGAAAACATAATATAGAAAAAGCAAAGAAATTAATAAAAACTGCAAAAGAAAGAGGTGCGAAGCTAATAATTCTTCCATCGCTATTTCCAGTCGGTAACACGTTCGAGATATATAATAATGAGAAGAAAATGAGGAGTGTAGTAAAAAATCTTGCGGAAAAAATACCTGGCAATTCTACTGACATCTTAGTGAAGCTAGCCATGGAAGGTGAAATACACTTAATAGCAGGCCCTCTTTTAGAGCAAGCAGGCCCTAAGATATTCTTGACTACACTGGTTATCTCTCCAGATGGAGAAATAATAGGTAAATACAGGAAGATAATAATGTCAGAAAAAGACGTAAAGCTCGGAATATCTGGAGGTAAAGAACCAATTTATGTAGTTTTAGATAAAAAGTATGGTGTATTATCTGAAGATGACCTATTTTCACCAGAAATTAGCAGAATCTTGGCGCTAGGAGGTTCACAGTTAATAATAGGTACCACTAGGCCAGTTAATAAAAAACAAGATTTGATAAAGTATGTAGCAATAACTAGAAGTGTTGAAAATGGAATTTCGTACCTGATAAACGGCGAGATAATAGAAAATGAAGATGGAGAAATAGTAGGATACACACCAACATTTATAGCTACACCAGACTCTCTAGTTTATAAGGAAGCAGAAGATGAAGATTCTATAGTCCTCGTAGAGAGTTCTATGATAACACAAAATAAAGAAGGTGTGAATACAAGGTTAAATGGAATAGAATCAATAATTTATGGACTTTGCAAGAGTATCAAAAAGACTAAAA